From a single Carassius auratus strain Wakin unplaced genomic scaffold, ASM336829v1 scaf_tig00026096, whole genome shotgun sequence genomic region:
- the LOC113078603 gene encoding lectin-like produces MVKSGSIGVLLMALLFGSGDFLKMERGDTNVTERCSMPKLCNVYGFTNWYKVGNVCVKYFNRPLNFTDAEFDCRKTAPGAHLVSVHKKEHNDKLLCTVKRFNPNNLRIWLGAFELFKSGQFLWLDGSYWDYEIWTRGEPNHMYTSTEECVEMNWKETGKWNDHGCHFKKNYICAFKLNGILKQEEME; encoded by the exons ATG GTCAAATCAGGATCTATTGGCGTTCTGTTGATGGCTCTCCTTTTTGGGAGTGGAGACTTCTTAAAAATGGAAAGAG GCGATACAAATGTCACTGAGCGATGTTCTATGCCTAAACTGTGTAATGTGTACGGCTTCACTAACTGGTACAAAGTGGGCAATGTCTGTGTCAAATACTTCAACAGACCTCTCAACTTTACTGATGctgag TTCGACTGTAGGAAAACAGCCCCTGGTGCACACCTGGTGTCGGTGCATAAAAAAGAGCATAATGATAAGCTGCTCTGCACTGTGAAAAGATTCAACCCAAATAACCTGCGCATCTGGCTTGGAGCTTTTGAACTTTTCAAG TCTGGTCAATTTCTTTGGCTTGATGGATCCTACTGGGATTATGAAATCTGGACACGTGGTGAACCCAACCATATGTACACCAGCACAGAGGAATGTGTGGAGATGAACTGGAAAG AGACTGGCAAATGGAATGACCACGGTTGTCATTTCAAGAAAAACTACATATGTGCCTTCAAACTAAATGGCATCTTGAAACAAGAGGAGATGGAATAG